One Nocardia farcinica genomic region harbors:
- a CDS encoding amidohydrolase family protein, giving the protein MAPSEDGAAGPAGGRPVIDVCEVVYDLPSWRAYLRAFAADAPGYLRVFARRLCELAGADLARYRRTLDRDPFAAVEVLLEPELLAVDVGEHARKLRDQGVIAQVAHGGMWQAGDGTVNDHVARLATRVPELHFWAGLSLADTSAAMTELRRSHDELGARGLSIIPFLDGVDVLDPRVAPIFEYAQHEGLPLWIHCGQNFAATRPMDSCTWRHIDGLAGRYPGLVLVVGHGGWPWMGEMAAVAQRHGNVYLDSSTHRGTAMATPGYGWEPVLSRADGALRRKLVFGSTTWVNGLSTRALAEEITTLGLAEPTVRAWLAGNAARLLGLSLPDEPSVPGGAASRTAAAGAPA; this is encoded by the coding sequence GTGGCCCCGTCCGAGGACGGTGCGGCGGGACCGGCCGGTGGCCGGCCGGTGATCGATGTGTGCGAAGTGGTCTACGACCTACCGTCCTGGCGGGCCTACCTGCGGGCGTTCGCGGCGGACGCCCCGGGCTATCTGCGGGTGTTCGCGCGCCGGTTGTGTGAGCTGGCCGGTGCCGACCTCGCGCGCTATCGACGGACGCTGGACCGGGACCCCTTCGCGGCCGTGGAGGTGCTGCTCGAGCCGGAGCTGCTGGCCGTCGATGTCGGCGAGCACGCACGGAAGCTGCGCGACCAAGGAGTGATCGCGCAGGTCGCGCACGGCGGGATGTGGCAGGCGGGCGACGGCACCGTCAACGACCATGTCGCCCGGCTGGCCACCCGGGTGCCCGAACTGCATTTCTGGGCCGGGCTCAGCCTCGCCGACACCTCCGCGGCGATGACGGAGTTGCGGCGCTCCCATGACGAGCTGGGTGCCCGCGGGCTGTCGATCATCCCGTTCCTGGACGGCGTCGACGTGCTGGATCCGCGCGTCGCCCCGATCTTCGAGTACGCCCAGCACGAGGGGCTGCCGCTGTGGATCCACTGCGGACAGAACTTCGCGGCCACCCGGCCGATGGACTCGTGCACGTGGCGGCACATCGACGGGCTCGCCGGCCGGTACCCGGGCCTGGTCCTGGTCGTCGGCCACGGCGGCTGGCCGTGGATGGGCGAGATGGCGGCGGTGGCGCAGCGTCACGGCAACGTGTACCTGGACAGCTCCACCCACCGCGGCACCGCCATGGCCACACCCGGCTACGGGTGGGAGCCGGTGCTGAGCCGCGCCGACGGCGCGCTGCGCCGCAAGCTGGTGTTCGGCAGCACGACCTGGGTCAACGGCCTGTCCACCCGCGCGCTGGCCGAGGAGATCACCACGCTCGGCCTCGCCGAGCCGACGGTGAGGGCGTGGCTGGCCGGCAACGCGGCCCGGCTGCTCGGACTTTCCCTCCCGGACGAGCCGTCGGTGCCCGGCGGTGCGGCGTCGCGGACCGCGGCGGCGGGAGCACCGGCATGA
- a CDS encoding SDR family NAD(P)-dependent oxidoreductase — translation MSTPAAIVTGAARGIGRAIVRRLHGDGYRVAAWDIDTARLATLTAELPEVAAIPVDVSDEASVSAAVDATVDTIGGVDAVVNNAGVEVRASLQDHRVEDWNRVLGVNATGPYLVTRATAPHLRGSARAAVVNLASTAVIGFSGQIAYDASKGAVLTLTRSLAVELGPQVRVNAVCPGFIDTDMVREAGLTAVGEKVARGLPLRRVGQPDEVAAAVAFLLSPHAAYVTGQALFVDGGWVRG, via the coding sequence ATGAGCACGCCCGCGGCGATTGTCACCGGCGCCGCACGGGGCATCGGCCGAGCAATCGTGCGGCGGTTGCACGGCGACGGCTACCGGGTCGCCGCCTGGGACATCGACACCGCTCGGCTGGCGACGCTGACCGCCGAACTGCCGGAGGTGGCCGCGATACCCGTCGATGTCTCCGACGAGGCATCGGTGTCCGCTGCTGTCGACGCCACCGTCGACACGATCGGCGGTGTCGATGCGGTGGTCAACAACGCCGGCGTCGAAGTACGTGCCTCGCTGCAGGACCATCGGGTCGAGGACTGGAACCGCGTCCTCGGGGTCAATGCCACCGGCCCGTATCTGGTGACTCGCGCGACGGCGCCGCATCTGCGGGGGTCGGCCCGGGCCGCGGTCGTCAATCTCGCCTCCACCGCGGTGATCGGATTCAGCGGACAGATCGCCTACGACGCCTCCAAAGGCGCTGTGCTGACCCTGACACGCTCTCTTGCCGTCGAGTTGGGGCCGCAGGTGCGGGTCAACGCCGTCTGCCCCGGATTCATCGACACCGACATGGTCCGCGAGGCCGGACTGACCGCCGTCGGCGAGAAGGTGGCGCGCGGTCTTCCGCTGCGGCGGGTCGGACAGCCGGACGAGGTGGCCGCGGCGGTGGCTTTCCTGCTCTCGCCGCACGCGGCGTATGTGACCGGGCAGGCGTTGTTCGTCGACGGAGGGTGGGTGCGAGGGTGA
- a CDS encoding serine hydrolase domain-containing protein, protein MTEAQPRRRGPVDTIAPTSPDDIAGTCDPRFARVREEFARNFAERGEVGASVCVYLDGEPVVDLWGGTADPATGTAWQRDTVNVVMSATKGAAALCAHILRARGQLDFDAPVALYWPEFARHGKGGIRVRQVLSHQSGVCHVSSAVPEGGFFDWALMTALIEDTEPFWEPGTRHGYHPFTLGYILGELVLRITGQSIGTFFRTEVAEPLGLDFWIGLPAEHEARVAPSIAWELDCGDPLPPPIQAAIADPESMQARIGANDGGWFGNLWDTRAAHAAELPAAGGITNARGLARMYAPLSLDGALGDVRLVDPADLAGMRGVCTAGDVDAYLLFRTAFSLGFAKSWDNRRVPGHNSMIIGEDAFGAPGAGGQIGFADPSHRLAFGYTMTRHGLGMALDPRGQSLIDAVYQTLGSPTCLPGFWVRA, encoded by the coding sequence ATGACCGAGGCACAACCGCGACGACGCGGCCCGGTGGACACCATCGCGCCGACCTCTCCCGACGACATCGCAGGCACCTGCGACCCGCGGTTCGCCCGGGTCCGGGAGGAATTCGCCCGCAACTTCGCCGAACGCGGTGAAGTCGGGGCCTCGGTGTGCGTCTACCTCGACGGCGAACCCGTCGTCGATCTGTGGGGCGGCACCGCCGACCCGGCGACCGGAACCGCGTGGCAGCGCGACACCGTCAACGTCGTCATGTCCGCCACCAAGGGCGCCGCCGCCCTGTGCGCCCACATCCTGCGGGCCCGCGGGCAGCTGGATTTCGACGCACCGGTCGCCCTGTACTGGCCCGAGTTCGCACGCCACGGCAAGGGCGGCATCCGGGTGCGGCAGGTGCTCAGCCACCAGTCCGGTGTGTGTCACGTGTCCTCGGCCGTCCCCGAGGGCGGCTTCTTCGACTGGGCGCTGATGACCGCCTTGATCGAGGACACCGAACCGTTCTGGGAACCGGGCACCCGGCACGGCTACCACCCGTTCACCCTCGGCTACATCCTCGGCGAACTCGTCCTGCGCATCACCGGGCAGAGCATCGGGACGTTCTTCCGCACCGAGGTCGCCGAGCCGCTGGGCCTGGACTTCTGGATCGGCCTGCCCGCCGAGCACGAGGCCCGCGTCGCGCCCAGCATCGCCTGGGAGCTGGATTGCGGTGACCCGCTGCCGCCGCCGATCCAGGCCGCCATCGCCGATCCGGAATCGATGCAGGCCCGGATCGGCGCCAACGACGGCGGCTGGTTCGGCAACCTCTGGGACACCCGCGCCGCCCACGCCGCCGAACTTCCCGCGGCGGGCGGCATCACCAACGCTCGCGGCCTGGCGCGGATGTATGCGCCGCTGTCGCTGGACGGCGCGCTCGGAGACGTGCGATTGGTCGACCCGGCCGATCTGGCCGGCATGCGCGGCGTCTGCACCGCCGGTGATGTCGACGCCTATCTGCTGTTCCGCACCGCGTTCTCGCTCGGCTTCGCGAAGTCGTGGGACAACCGCCGCGTCCCCGGCCACAACAGCATGATCATCGGTGAAGACGCCTTCGGCGCACCCGGTGCGGGCGGGCAGATCGGCTTCGCCGATCCCTCCCACCGACTCGCCTTCGGCTACACGATGACCAGGCACGGCCTCGGCATGGCGCTCGATCCGCGCGGCCAGAGCCTCATCGATGCCGTCTATCAGACCCTCGGTTCACCGACCTGTCTGCCCGGCTTCTGGGTCCGGGCATAG
- a CDS encoding TetR/AcrR family transcriptional regulator, protein MALRAAAGRVVNPRGDTAERIEDAAVDLFFREGYPKTSVREITAALGLTPGAFYNHFESKEALLSAVITRTHAVIEESIERALLAAGEDAVGQLWEVARALTGIYTARRKEAVISQRERHRLPGSEPAQMLERERQIRRAVERILVRGLESGRFRLALPNGDPADVGVAAKMILDLIISAGSWFRPDGRLGVDELSYQYATLIMQMVGIDPATLTGDRFALRSGR, encoded by the coding sequence ATGGCATTGAGGGCAGCGGCCGGCCGGGTGGTGAACCCGCGCGGTGACACGGCGGAACGGATCGAGGACGCGGCGGTCGATCTGTTCTTCCGGGAGGGGTACCCGAAAACGAGCGTCCGGGAGATCACGGCGGCGCTCGGGCTCACCCCCGGGGCGTTCTACAACCACTTCGAGTCGAAAGAGGCGCTGCTCTCGGCGGTGATCACCCGCACCCACGCCGTCATCGAGGAGAGCATCGAGCGCGCTCTGCTCGCCGCCGGTGAGGATGCGGTGGGACAGCTGTGGGAAGTCGCGCGCGCCTTGACCGGCATCTACACCGCCCGGCGCAAGGAGGCGGTCATCAGCCAGCGCGAGCGGCACCGCCTTCCCGGCAGCGAACCGGCCCAGATGCTCGAGCGGGAGCGGCAGATCCGGCGCGCGGTCGAGCGGATTCTCGTCCGGGGCCTGGAATCGGGGCGGTTCCGGCTGGCGCTGCCGAACGGCGACCCTGCCGATGTGGGGGTGGCCGCGAAGATGATCCTCGATCTGATCATCAGCGCCGGCTCCTGGTTCCGGCCCGACGGCCGCCTCGGTGTCGACGAGTTGTCCTACCAGTACGCCACGCTGATCATGCAGATGGTGGGAATCGACCCGGCCACGCTCACCGGCGATCGATTCGCGCTCCGGAGCGGCCGCTAG
- a CDS encoding thiolase family protein — MPTAVIVDVVRTPSGRGKPGGGLSGIHPATLLAGVLAELTRRNGLDPELVDDVVTGCVTQSGEQAFNIGRTAVLAAGFPESVPATTVDRQCGSSQQAVHFAAQGVMAGVYDVVIACGVESMSRVPMFSNGRGADPNQGPITHRYPDGTVPQGISAEILAARWKLDRNTLDEFAARSHRLAARAAASGGFADELVAAGGLTEDETIRPSTTVETLAELEPAFVDETVRARFPEIEWSITPGNASPLTDGASAALIMSEGAAQRLGLRPRARCHSFAVTGDDPLLMLTAVVPATRKLLARAGLALDDIDAYEVNEAFAPVPLMWAHELGADPDRLNPRGGAIALGHPLGASGTRILATLVNHLEQTGGRYGLMTMCEAGGLANATLIERA; from the coding sequence ATGCCAACCGCTGTGATCGTCGATGTCGTCCGCACTCCGTCCGGCAGAGGGAAGCCCGGCGGCGGACTGTCCGGAATCCACCCCGCGACCCTGCTCGCCGGCGTGCTGGCCGAGCTGACGAGGCGAAACGGTCTGGACCCGGAACTGGTCGACGATGTGGTGACCGGTTGTGTCACCCAGAGTGGGGAGCAGGCTTTCAACATCGGCCGCACCGCCGTGCTGGCCGCCGGATTCCCGGAGTCGGTCCCGGCGACGACCGTCGACCGGCAGTGCGGATCCAGCCAACAGGCCGTGCATTTCGCCGCCCAGGGGGTCATGGCGGGTGTCTACGACGTCGTGATCGCCTGCGGTGTCGAATCGATGAGCCGCGTGCCGATGTTCTCCAACGGACGCGGCGCCGACCCGAATCAGGGCCCGATCACGCACCGGTATCCCGATGGCACAGTGCCACAGGGTATTTCCGCGGAGATCCTCGCGGCCCGCTGGAAGCTGGACCGGAACACCCTCGACGAGTTCGCCGCCCGTTCACACCGGCTGGCGGCTCGGGCGGCGGCGTCCGGTGGCTTCGCCGACGAACTGGTCGCCGCGGGCGGACTCACCGAGGACGAGACGATCCGGCCGTCGACGACGGTCGAGACGCTGGCCGAGCTGGAACCGGCGTTCGTCGACGAGACCGTGCGCGCGCGGTTCCCCGAGATCGAATGGTCCATCACGCCCGGAAACGCCTCACCGCTGACCGATGGTGCCTCGGCGGCACTGATCATGAGTGAGGGGGCGGCCCAGCGGCTCGGCCTGCGCCCGCGGGCCCGATGTCACTCGTTCGCGGTGACCGGCGATGATCCGCTGCTCATGCTCACCGCCGTGGTGCCCGCGACCCGCAAACTGCTTGCCCGCGCCGGGCTGGCGCTGGACGACATCGACGCCTACGAAGTGAACGAGGCCTTCGCGCCGGTGCCGCTGATGTGGGCACACGAACTCGGCGCCGACCCGGACCGGCTGAATCCGCGCGGGGGCGCCATCGCCTTGGGGCACCCGCTCGGCGCGTCCGGCACCCGCATCCTCGCGACCCTGGTCAACCATCTGGAGCAGACCGGTGGTCGCTACGGCTTGATGACGATGTGCGAGGCAGGCGGGCTGGCCAACGCCACCCTCATCGAGCGGGCGTGA
- a CDS encoding AMP-binding protein — translation MDYWSAQVPPAEECVLGPLLRRQAERRPDEVYAVFADGTVWSYRDVWAVANEMGHRLRRLGVRPGDRVLSWLPNGPDAVRVWFGANLLGAVHVPLNTAYRGGLLEHAVRLSGAQVMLVAPALAERAREVDIPESVRVVPLEWDGAIDHATPVVEPEQAVQPWDPYAIILTSGTTGPSKGVTCSYLHLASSSLAAFSECFGPGDRYMVNLPLFHAGGTIGCYAALLLGGSVAVVDRFDTRSFWETVRDREVTHVTLLGVMATFLVKQPVGERDRDHPLRHVFMVPLIDDVAGFAARFGVSVQAMFNMTETSIPLISTINPRTPGTCGRLRKGVQGRLVDEFDREVPVGEIGELIVRTDRPWAMNSGYWGMPEATARAWRNGWFHTGDAFRRDDNGEFFFVDRVKDAIRRRGENISSFEVEAELVAHHAVREAAVVGVPSPHGEDDVLAVVAPVEGGDVDPAELLEFARTRMAHFMVPRYIRVLPELPKTPTAKIEKHRLRSEGITPDTWDREAAGIRVKQD, via the coding sequence ATGGACTATTGGAGTGCGCAGGTGCCCCCGGCCGAGGAGTGCGTCCTCGGTCCGCTGTTGCGTCGTCAGGCCGAGCGCAGGCCCGACGAGGTGTACGCGGTGTTCGCCGACGGGACTGTGTGGTCCTACCGCGATGTCTGGGCGGTCGCCAACGAGATGGGGCACCGGCTGCGGCGCCTGGGTGTTCGTCCCGGTGACCGGGTCCTGTCCTGGTTGCCGAACGGTCCGGACGCCGTGCGCGTGTGGTTCGGCGCGAACCTGTTGGGGGCCGTTCATGTACCGCTCAACACGGCCTATCGGGGCGGTCTGCTCGAGCATGCCGTGCGCCTGTCCGGGGCGCAGGTCATGCTGGTCGCGCCGGCGCTGGCGGAGCGCGCGCGTGAGGTGGACATTCCCGAATCGGTGCGGGTGGTGCCACTGGAATGGGACGGCGCCATCGATCATGCGACACCCGTGGTGGAACCCGAGCAGGCGGTGCAGCCGTGGGACCCGTACGCGATCATCCTGACCTCCGGGACGACGGGTCCGTCGAAGGGGGTCACCTGTTCGTATCTGCACCTGGCGAGTTCCTCGCTGGCGGCGTTCAGCGAGTGTTTCGGGCCGGGCGACCGCTACATGGTCAATCTGCCGCTGTTCCACGCGGGCGGCACCATCGGCTGCTACGCGGCGCTGCTGCTGGGTGGCAGTGTGGCCGTCGTCGACCGGTTCGACACCCGGTCGTTCTGGGAGACGGTGCGCGACCGGGAGGTCACGCACGTGACGCTCCTGGGCGTCATGGCGACATTCCTGGTCAAGCAGCCGGTCGGCGAGCGAGATCGGGATCATCCGCTACGCCACGTGTTCATGGTGCCGCTCATCGACGACGTGGCCGGGTTCGCCGCGCGTTTCGGTGTGTCGGTGCAGGCGATGTTCAACATGACGGAGACGTCGATTCCGCTCATCAGCACGATCAACCCGCGGACGCCCGGCACCTGCGGCCGGCTGCGCAAGGGCGTGCAGGGCCGGCTGGTCGACGAATTCGACCGGGAGGTTCCCGTCGGTGAGATCGGGGAGTTGATCGTCCGGACCGATCGGCCGTGGGCGATGAACTCCGGGTACTGGGGAATGCCCGAGGCGACCGCCCGTGCGTGGCGGAACGGGTGGTTTCACACCGGCGACGCGTTCCGTCGCGACGACAACGGCGAGTTCTTCTTCGTCGACCGCGTCAAGGACGCGATTCGCCGGCGCGGGGAGAACATCTCCTCGTTCGAGGTCGAAGCCGAACTGGTCGCGCACCACGCGGTGCGCGAAGCGGCGGTGGTGGGCGTGCCGAGCCCGCACGGCGAGGACGATGTCCTCGCCGTCGTCGCGCCGGTGGAGGGCGGCGACGTCGATCCGGCCGAACTCCTCGAGTTCGCCCGAACGCGCATGGCGCACTTCATGGTTCCGCGCTACATCCGTGTCCTGCCGGAGTTGCCGAAGACGCCGACCGCGAAGATCGAGAAGCACCGTCTCCGGTCCGAGGGGATCACCCCCGACACCTGGGATCGTGAAGCGGCGGGAATCCGCGTCAAACAGGACTAG
- a CDS encoding SDR family NAD(P)-dependent oxidoreductase — MNPTSTGRVAVVTGAAGSIGSAIAAHLAADGARVVLTDRDGAGAERRAAAIRDAGGDAVAAVCDQTDPGEVDRLFGEVVGDQLDICVANAGYGRAGSVLNQDLREWQRHVDVNLTGTFLVCRAAARTMAAHGRGGSIVINASTAAVRPCTLFAAYAASKAGADMFARCLADELGPLGIRVNTICPGVIQTGMTGPILGADGGRAQAVLEAETPLGRVGDPEDVAEAVAFLVGDGARFITGASILIDGGQTLRGYPRWFVNDDPATPDPQWRIISDPPAPGRAFTALGRTTSASTSRTPESSTP, encoded by the coding sequence GTGAACCCGACATCGACCGGCCGCGTCGCGGTCGTCACCGGCGCCGCAGGCAGCATCGGATCCGCGATCGCCGCGCACCTCGCGGCCGACGGTGCCCGTGTCGTGCTCACCGATCGCGACGGCGCGGGCGCCGAACGCCGCGCTGCCGCGATCCGGGACGCGGGCGGCGACGCCGTGGCCGCGGTGTGCGATCAGACCGACCCCGGGGAGGTCGACCGGCTGTTCGGCGAGGTCGTCGGTGACCAGCTCGACATCTGTGTGGCCAATGCCGGATACGGCCGCGCGGGCTCGGTGCTGAACCAGGACCTGCGGGAGTGGCAGCGGCATGTCGACGTGAACCTCACCGGCACCTTCCTGGTCTGCCGAGCCGCGGCACGCACCATGGCCGCCCACGGACGCGGCGGATCGATCGTGATCAACGCCTCCACCGCGGCCGTGCGTCCCTGCACGCTGTTCGCCGCCTACGCGGCGTCGAAGGCGGGCGCGGACATGTTCGCGCGCTGCCTGGCCGACGAGCTCGGCCCGCTCGGGATCCGCGTGAACACGATCTGCCCCGGCGTCATCCAGACCGGCATGACCGGACCCATCCTCGGGGCCGACGGCGGTCGGGCGCAGGCGGTGCTGGAAGCGGAGACACCGTTGGGCCGGGTCGGCGACCCCGAGGACGTCGCCGAGGCGGTGGCCTTCCTGGTCGGCGACGGCGCCCGATTCATCACCGGCGCAAGCATTCTCATCGACGGCGGGCAAACCCTGCGTGGCTATCCCCGCTGGTTCGTCAACGACGACCCCGCCACCCCGGACCCCCAGTGGCGGATCATCAGCGACCCACCGGCACCCGGTCGGGCGTTCACCGCCCTCGGCCGCACCACATCAGCGAGCACCTCCCGGACACCCGAATCGAGCACACCATGA
- a CDS encoding alpha/beta hydrolase, protein MSKGAGVLRATYQSLADRSAAAPDMDLATMRDLYEVLHTVTPEPEGVTYAETEAGGTPAIWCLPVDRADDRVLLHHHGGGFMVCSMYTDRKMAGHIAKATGTRALVLDYPRAPEHPFPAQLESSVAAYRWLLDQGYAAAHIASVGHSAGGNLCTSMVLASRDAGLPLPAAVMPMSPWYDMALTGATLDTLAHLDAVVQRPLLARMRAAYLGDHSPTTPLANPLHADLDGFPPTLIYTGAEETLVSDTERFAERARAAGVDIHYEIASGMQHSFAFLAGRAPEADDAVAHMAAWLRRHLGLAPAGA, encoded by the coding sequence GTGAGCAAAGGTGCAGGCGTGCTGCGGGCCACCTATCAATCCCTGGCCGACCGCTCGGCGGCCGCGCCGGACATGGATCTCGCGACGATGCGCGATCTGTACGAAGTGCTGCACACGGTGACCCCGGAGCCCGAGGGCGTCACCTACGCCGAGACCGAAGCCGGCGGTACCCCGGCGATCTGGTGCCTGCCCGTCGACCGCGCCGACGACCGCGTCCTGCTGCACCACCACGGCGGCGGGTTCATGGTGTGCTCGATGTACACCGATCGGAAGATGGCCGGCCACATCGCCAAGGCCACCGGCACCCGCGCCCTGGTCCTGGACTACCCGCGGGCGCCGGAACACCCGTTCCCCGCGCAACTCGAGTCCTCGGTCGCGGCCTACCGCTGGCTGCTCGACCAGGGCTACGCCGCCGCCCACATCGCCAGCGTCGGCCACTCTGCCGGCGGCAACCTCTGCACCTCGATGGTCCTGGCGTCGCGGGACGCGGGCCTGCCGCTGCCCGCGGCGGTGATGCCGATGTCGCCGTGGTACGACATGGCGCTGACCGGAGCAACGCTGGACACACTCGCGCACCTCGACGCCGTGGTCCAGCGACCGCTGCTGGCCCGGATGCGGGCCGCCTACCTCGGTGATCACTCGCCGACAACCCCGCTCGCCAACCCCCTGCACGCCGACCTCGACGGTTTCCCGCCCACCCTCATCTACACCGGTGCCGAGGAGACCCTGGTCAGCGACACCGAACGATTCGCCGAACGCGCTCGTGCCGCCGGCGTCGACATCCACTACGAGATCGCGTCCGGTATGCAGCACTCGTTCGCCTTCCTCGCCGGCCGCGCACCCGAGGCCGACGACGCCGTCGCGCACATGGCGGCGTGGCTGCGCCGCCACCTGGGTCTGGCACCTGCCGGCGCCTAG
- a CDS encoding acetyl-CoA acetyltransferase, producing MSVYVLGGAQTDFARRWSKDSDRPLPAMLGEAVTAALDDAAVTPEEVRCAHVANFNSERFAGQSHLGPMLCTLSPHWAQLPTSRHEAACASGSVAMLAAMAQLEAGHYDVAVVVGVELMRNVPGEQAAHYLGSAAWVPDELSDEVLPWPGLFDRIAEETAHRYGLDHRHLDAITEINRTNARRNPLAQTRHWDFGPGDLGTDDTTNPVVAGRLRKSDCGRITDGAAAVVLANGAFTEQWARRRAPGARRASVIRGWGHHSAPLPLADKLELSRGQDYLFPNVRAAITDAYARAGLAGPEDVDVIELHDCFTITEYMAIEHFGLTAPGRAWEAIEDGRIRPDGSLPVNPSGGLIGAGHPVGATGVRMVLDGHRQVTGAAGECQVPGARTAATLNIGGSASTAVSFIVGTTE from the coding sequence ATGTCTGTGTACGTACTGGGCGGAGCGCAAACGGATTTCGCCCGCCGGTGGAGCAAGGACAGCGACCGGCCGCTACCGGCGATGCTCGGGGAAGCGGTCACCGCCGCGTTGGACGACGCCGCGGTGACACCGGAGGAGGTGCGGTGCGCGCACGTCGCGAACTTCAATTCCGAACGCTTCGCCGGGCAATCGCATCTCGGCCCGATGCTGTGCACGCTGTCTCCGCACTGGGCCCAGCTGCCCACCAGCCGACACGAGGCCGCCTGCGCCTCCGGCAGTGTCGCGATGCTGGCCGCCATGGCCCAACTCGAAGCCGGTCACTACGACGTCGCGGTGGTGGTCGGTGTCGAATTGATGCGCAACGTGCCCGGGGAACAGGCCGCGCACTACCTCGGTTCGGCCGCCTGGGTGCCCGACGAACTGTCCGACGAGGTGCTGCCGTGGCCGGGGTTGTTCGACCGGATCGCCGAGGAGACCGCGCACCGCTACGGCCTCGACCACCGGCATCTCGATGCGATCACCGAGATCAACCGGACCAACGCCCGGCGCAACCCGTTGGCGCAAACCCGGCACTGGGATTTCGGCCCCGGTGATCTCGGCACGGACGACACGACCAACCCTGTGGTGGCAGGCCGGCTGCGGAAGAGCGACTGCGGCCGGATCACCGACGGCGCCGCGGCGGTCGTCCTGGCCAACGGCGCGTTCACCGAACAGTGGGCGCGGCGGCGCGCGCCCGGCGCCCGACGGGCCAGCGTCATCCGAGGCTGGGGCCACCACAGCGCGCCGTTGCCGCTGGCCGACAAGTTGGAACTCAGCCGCGGCCAGGACTATCTGTTTCCCAACGTCCGGGCGGCGATCACCGATGCCTACGCCCGGGCAGGTCTCGCCGGACCCGAGGACGTGGACGTCATCGAGCTCCACGACTGCTTCACCATCACCGAATACATGGCGATCGAACATTTCGGTCTCACCGCCCCCGGCCGGGCCTGGGAGGCCATCGAGGACGGCCGCATCCGCCCCGACGGCAGCCTGCCGGTCAATCCCTCCGGCGGGCTCATCGGAGCCGGGCATCCGGTGGGCGCGACGGGTGTGCGCATGGTGCTGGACGGCCACCGGCAGGTCACCGGCGCGGCCGGTGAGTGTCAGGTCCCCGGCGCGCGCACCGCGGCCACGCTCAACATCGGCGGCAGTGCCAGCACCGCCGTCAGCTTCATCGTCGGCACCACCGAGTAG
- a CDS encoding zinc-binding dehydrogenase: MAAFLNAGVRSGALRPALDRVFALDDVAEAHRHLDAGLHAGKIVVATR, encoded by the coding sequence ATGGCGGCCTTCCTGAACGCCGGTGTCCGCTCGGGAGCGTTGCGTCCCGCCCTCGACAGGGTGTTCGCCCTCGACGATGTCGCCGAGGCCCACCGGCACCTGGACGCCGGCCTCCACGCGGGGAAGATCGTCGTCGCGACCCGGTGA
- a CDS encoding SDR family NAD(P)-dependent oxidoreductase yields the protein MADIAVVTGSTRGIGFETALALGSAGYTVIVTGRSRESATAAAGRLGDRGIDAQGYALDVTSFDSVQRLAGILAETHGRVDALVNNAGIAAEWEAPGPSLYAHPHAVRTTMETNVFGVFHTVEAMLPLVRRSEAGRIVNVSSFVGSLALQSRADPNDLVIPAYQASKAALNSLTITLSKVLADTGIKVFSIDPGFVQTDFSPINRAQAPLTAAQGAEPVVEAAMLDLDAPSGSFLGRDGVVPW from the coding sequence ATGGCAGACATCGCGGTGGTGACGGGCTCGACGCGTGGCATCGGGTTCGAAACGGCCCTGGCATTGGGATCGGCGGGATACACGGTGATCGTGACGGGGCGCTCACGGGAGTCGGCCACGGCCGCGGCCGGCCGGCTGGGCGACCGTGGGATCGACGCACAGGGGTACGCGCTCGACGTCACGTCGTTCGACTCCGTGCAGCGTCTGGCCGGCATTCTCGCCGAGACCCACGGGCGAGTCGATGCGCTGGTGAACAACGCCGGTATCGCTGCCGAATGGGAGGCCCCCGGCCCCAGCCTGTACGCCCATCCACACGCGGTGCGCACGACGATGGAAACCAACGTGTTCGGCGTGTTCCACACGGTGGAGGCCATGCTGCCGTTGGTGCGCCGCAGCGAGGCCGGCCGGATCGTCAACGTGTCCTCGTTCGTGGGGTCGCTGGCCCTCCAGTCGCGAGCCGACCCGAACGACCTGGTGATCCCCGCGTATCAGGCCTCCAAGGCGGCCCTCAACAGCCTGACGATCACCTTGTCGAAGGTTCTCGCCGACACCGGCATCAAGGTGTTCTCCATCGATCCGGGCTTCGTGCAAACCGACTTCTCCCCCATCAACCGCGCGCAGGCGCCACTGACCGCCGCGCAAGGCGCCGAGCCGGTGGTCGAGGCCGCGATGCTCGATCTCGACGCACCGTCCGGTTCGTTCCTCGGCCGAGACGGTGTGGTGCCCTGGTGA